In Tachypleus tridentatus isolate NWPU-2018 chromosome 7, ASM421037v1, whole genome shotgun sequence, a genomic segment contains:
- the LOC143256686 gene encoding matrix metalloproteinase-28-like: protein MGFGVNLNIPLAIIGISIIASIIIAAPLGDSDQQALMYLKKFGYVDDTSDKSSSLTDFSSLVNAVKEFQRFAGLSETGILDNDTLTMMNMPRCGVKDIVGHSITARRKRYALQGSKWRTTSLTYRISKYPNRMKDHLQVDKEIEKAFKIWSDVTSLNFIRKKSGQVHIDIRFEEGEHGDGDPFDGPGKTLAHAFFPQFGGDAHFDDEEKWSINSYYGTNLFQVAAHEFGHSLGLSHSDVKKALMAPFYRGYNRYYKLDEDDILAIQALYGTRSKGKEDGSTVGDKEVHTPSSHPDTGDAPDLCQDSSIDAVTKTENGQTYVFKGDFYWRIESEGIADGYPRRISDDWDGLPGNLDAAMTWSDGKTFFFKGSKYWRYRNKETDSGYPKDISVGFVGIPNNVDAALVWSGNGKTYFFKGDQYWRFDSRSDPPVSDRYPRPISNWKGIPNNIDDAFKWQNDRTYFFKGNSYYRFNDRTFSVDSGNPSYPRSTSVWWFDCKAASSSDARPDRGSLQTGEDKVRNIDTKHTTEESENRPSPSMSMVNNFEDMDVVIHQPSDGNENDSEDKPLQSAQERNSSSVRSPFFTLMVFIQLVIFILTLEYK from the exons ATGTACCTCAAGAAATTTGGATATGTAGACGATACAAGCGACAAGTCTTCTTCACTAACGGATTTCAGTTCTTTGGTAAATGCTGTCAAAGAGTTTCAGAGGTTTGCAGGCTTAAGTGAAACAG GCATTTTGGACAACGACACATTAACAATGATGAATATGCCACGTTGTGGAGTCAAAGACATAGTTGGCCATAGCATTACAGCTAGGAGAAAAAGATATGCCTTGCAAG gcaGTAAATGGAGGACAACCAGTTTAACCTATCGCATCAGTAAATACCCTAATCGAATGAAGGATCATTTGCAAGTGGACAAAGAAATCGAAAAAGCTTTCAAG ATCTGGAGTGATGTCACATCCCTAAACTTTATACGTAAAAAAAGTGGGCAAGTCCACATAGATATACGGTTTGAGGAAGGAGAACATGGTGACGGTGACCCCTTTGATGGCCCTGGAAAAACCTTGGCTCATGCTTTCTTCCCCCAGTTTGGTGGAGACGCACACTTTGACGACGAAGAAAAGTGGAGCATTAATTCTTATTACG GAACGAATCTTTTTCAAGTTGCGGCCCACGAATTTGGCCACTCTTTAGGGTTGTCGCATTCAGATGTTAAAAAAGCACTTATGGCACCTTTCTACAGAGGCTACAATCGTTACTACAAACTAGACGAAGACGACATACTAGCAATTCAGGCACTATACG gcACTCGTTCTAAAGGCAAAGAGGATGGTTCAACAGTCGGAGATAAAGAAGTTCACACACCTTCCTCACATCCCGACACTGGTGATGCACCTGACCTTTGTCAAGATTCTTCTATTGATGCTGTTACAAAGACTGAAAACGGCCAAACTTACGTATTTAAAG GTGACTTTTACTGGCGAATTGAGTCCGAAGGAATTGCTGATGGATATCCACGCCGGATTTCTGATGACTGGGATGGTTTGCCTGGGAACTTGGATGCCGCTATGACATGGTCCGATGgtaaaactttctttttcaag ggtaGTAAATACTGGAGGTATCGGAATAAGGAAACGGATTCTGGTTATCCTAAGGATATCAGCGTTGGTTTTGTGGGTATACCAAACAATGTTGACGCTGCGCTTGTTTGGAGTGGCAATGGGAAAACATACTTTTTTAAAG GTGATCAGTACTGGCGATTTGATAGTCGTAGCGACCCACCAGTCAGTGATCGGTATCCTCGACCAATCAGCAACTGGAAAGGTATTCCTAACAATATTGATGACGCCTTTAAGTGGCAAAATGACAGAACGTACTTTTTCAAAGGGAACAGTTATTATCGTTTCAACGACCGAACATTTAGT GTTGATAGTGGAAATCCATCCTACCCACGATCCACATCCGTATGGTGGTTCGATTGCAAAGCTGCGTCTTCGTCTGACGCTCGACCTGACCGTGGATCGCTACAGACAGGAGAAGATAAAGTCCGAAACATTGACACAAAACACACAACAGAAGAATCTGAGAACAGACCTAGTCCCAGTATGAGTATGGTAAACAATTTTGAAGATATGGATGTAGTAATACATCAACCCTCCGACGGAAACGAAAATGACTCTGAAGATAAACCTTTGCAGTCGGCTCAGGAACGTAACTCATCATCTGTTAGATCCCCATTTTTTACACTGATGGTGTTTATTCAGttagtaatatttatactgaccctagaatataaatag